One genomic window of Candidatus Trichorickettsia mobilis includes the following:
- the nuoG gene encoding NADH-quinone oxidoreductase subunit NuoG: MPKLVIDGVALEVEDGITVLQACEIAGKEIPHFCFHERLNIAGNCRMCLVEMEKSPKLVASCAMPVSEGIVVHTNTPKVKKAREGVMELLLINHPLDCPICDQGGECDLQDQAFKYGRGGGNRFSDNKRSVQDKNMGPLVKTSMTRCIHCTRCIRFATEVAGVPEIGALYRGEHMEVTSYLERTLTSELSGNIIDLCPVGALTSKPYAFKARSWELAKTESIDVFDALGSNIRIDSRGMEVMRILPKLNEDINEEWLSDKARFACDGLKNMRLDRPYVKKQGKLVEASWDEALSHVAKFFKMVSGEKIAAIAGTLTAVEPMFLLKNLLQQFNCFNIDANQYGYKLDASSRGNYLFNTTIKGIEQADVCLLIGANPRQSAPVLNARIGKMQRQGALVVARIGEVDDQTYKIQELGNQPNILKLLATGKHEFSEILKNAKYPMIIVGDAIYSRNDGYALLSIIHDIVEQYKLVRQDWNGFNILHNHAGMVGSLDIGFTPGNKGNNVEEILQKAKTGEIRLVYLLGADEIDMKELGEAFVVYQGHHGDAGANRADVILPSAAYTEQDAIYVNLEGRVQLARAAVQPPYQAKFDWVIIQALAEQLGVHQAHADLGEIRKQIAEQCPVFANIDQLLTNKVIKFSKKDKLSNNSILKIKGNYYMTDTISRASITMAKCTQALQQYKEIVA; encoded by the coding sequence ATGCCAAAGCTAGTCATTGACGGCGTCGCGCTTGAAGTTGAAGATGGTATAACTGTTTTGCAGGCTTGTGAAATTGCTGGCAAAGAAATACCGCATTTCTGTTTTCATGAAAGATTAAATATTGCCGGTAATTGCCGTATGTGCTTAGTAGAAATGGAAAAATCGCCTAAGCTGGTTGCTTCATGTGCTATGCCAGTAAGTGAAGGTATAGTTGTCCATACCAATACTCCAAAAGTAAAAAAGGCAAGAGAAGGAGTGATGGAGCTGCTGCTGATCAATCATCCTCTTGATTGTCCTATTTGTGATCAGGGTGGGGAATGTGATTTGCAAGATCAGGCTTTTAAATATGGGCGTGGTGGCGGTAACAGGTTCAGTGATAATAAGCGGTCGGTGCAGGATAAAAATATGGGGCCGTTGGTCAAAACCAGCATGACCAGATGTATACATTGTACTAGATGTATAAGATTTGCCACTGAAGTAGCCGGCGTACCAGAAATAGGGGCGTTGTATCGTGGTGAACATATGGAAGTCACTAGTTATCTGGAACGCACTTTAACTTCGGAGTTATCGGGCAATATTATTGATCTTTGTCCAGTCGGTGCGCTGACATCAAAGCCCTATGCTTTTAAAGCTCGTAGTTGGGAACTTGCAAAAACTGAATCCATTGATGTGTTTGATGCTTTAGGATCTAATATTAGAATAGATTCCAGAGGGATGGAGGTAATGAGAATATTACCGAAATTAAATGAAGATATTAATGAAGAATGGCTATCAGACAAAGCAAGATTTGCTTGTGATGGCCTAAAGAATATGAGGCTTGATCGTCCATATGTTAAAAAACAAGGCAAATTAGTTGAAGCTTCGTGGGATGAGGCGCTATCCCATGTGGCGAAATTTTTTAAAATGGTTAGTGGAGAAAAAATAGCAGCGATAGCTGGCACGCTAACGGCAGTTGAGCCAATGTTTTTATTAAAGAATTTATTACAGCAGTTTAACTGTTTTAATATTGATGCTAATCAATATGGCTATAAGCTTGATGCTTCTAGCAGAGGAAATTATCTATTTAACACTACGATCAAAGGTATAGAACAGGCTGATGTCTGTTTATTGATCGGCGCTAACCCTAGACAATCAGCTCCGGTTTTAAACGCACGTATCGGTAAAATGCAAAGACAAGGAGCGTTGGTTGTAGCTCGAATAGGAGAGGTAGATGATCAGACTTATAAAATTCAGGAGCTTGGTAATCAACCGAATATTCTAAAATTGCTTGCTACTGGTAAGCATGAATTTTCTGAAATATTAAAGAATGCAAAATATCCAATGATTATTGTCGGAGACGCCATTTATTCTAGAAATGATGGCTATGCATTGTTGAGTATAATTCATGATATTGTTGAGCAATATAAATTAGTTCGTCAAGATTGGAATGGTTTTAATATATTGCATAATCATGCTGGGATGGTAGGAAGCTTAGATATTGGTTTTACTCCAGGCAATAAAGGTAATAATGTTGAAGAAATTTTACAAAAAGCAAAAACTGGAGAGATTCGGTTGGTTTATTTGCTAGGTGCTGATGAGATTGATATGAAAGAGCTGGGAGAGGCTTTTGTAGTATATCAAGGGCATCATGGTGACGCTGGAGCGAACAGGGCTGATGTAATTTTACCGTCAGCTGCCTATACGGAACAAGATGCGATTTACGTTAATTTGGAGGGCAGGGTGCAACTAGCTAGAGCAGCAGTGCAGCCACCGTATCAAGCTAAATTCGATTGGGTGATTATTCAAGCACTAGCTGAGCAACTTGGTGTTCATCAAGCACATGCTGATTTAGGTGAAATTAGAAAACAGATAGCAGAGCAGTGTCCAGTATTTGCAAATATTGATCAGTTGCTTACAAATAAAGTAATAAAATTTTCTAAAAAGGATAAATTATCAAATAATTCTATTTTAAAGATCAAAGGTAATTATTACATGACTGATACTATTAGTCGTGCTTCAATAACGATGGCGAAATGTACGCAAGCATTGCAACAATATAAGGAGATCGTTGCATGA
- the frr gene encoding ribosome recycling factor, whose protein sequence is MDKTTIRKELTTRMEGAMKVLDHELKGLRTGRASINLLDPVVIEAYGNRMPISQVATVSTPDAKTITVQVWDKTMVKAVEKAITEANLGLNPSSDGQLVRMSLPPLTEERRKELVKLAHKYGENTKVSLRNVRRDGNEELKKLEKNSEISKDEHHNLSDDIQKLTDEFSNKIDSSIKQKEQEILTI, encoded by the coding sequence ATGGATAAAACAACTATACGCAAAGAATTGACCACCAGGATGGAAGGAGCAATGAAAGTACTAGATCATGAATTAAAAGGTCTACGTACCGGTAGAGCATCAATAAATCTATTAGATCCGGTAGTTATTGAAGCTTATGGTAATAGAATGCCAATATCTCAGGTAGCAACGGTATCTACTCCCGATGCAAAAACCATTACTGTGCAGGTTTGGGATAAAACCATGGTCAAAGCAGTGGAAAAAGCTATTACTGAAGCCAATTTAGGGTTAAACCCATCATCAGACGGGCAGTTGGTACGGATGAGTCTTCCGCCATTAACAGAAGAACGTCGTAAAGAATTGGTTAAGCTTGCGCATAAATATGGAGAAAACACTAAAGTATCATTACGTAATGTAAGACGGGATGGTAATGAGGAGCTAAAAAAGCTAGAGAAAAATAGCGAAATTTCTAAAGATGAACATCATAATTTATCTGATGATATTCAGAAACTAACTGATGAGTTTAGCAATAAAATTGACTCGTCTATCAAGCAAAAAGAACAGGAAATTTTAACTATTTAA
- a CDS encoding transposase, whose product MTTRIDYCQYLLSSQTNYTITNFADHVEGLSDDRVRRYLANAKLSPRLIWEHGKEEIIFSANGKLLFDDSVLDKSYSNNIDEVRYQYSGNAKEVIKGIGIVTCVYVNPEENKFWIIDYRIFNPDKDGLTKIDHVKEMLRNAHYSKKVAFNTVLMDSWYATTSILLQIETIGKYYYCPIKSNRLVDDSNGNKAYCRVDSLDWSTDDISNGKIIKIHKFPKDHKVKLFRVTVSTNRTDYVVTNDMAQNSLDAVQQEYGFRWKIEEFHREVKQVTGIEKCQCRIGRIQRNHIACAIMVWNCLKKAANAASSTVYQLKSGLLRNYLIQELKSPVVRFA is encoded by the coding sequence ATGACTACAAGAATAGATTATTGTCAGTATTTATTATCGAGCCAGACAAATTATACTATTACAAATTTTGCTGATCATGTAGAAGGTTTAAGCGACGACAGGGTCAGAAGATATCTAGCGAATGCTAAATTATCACCAAGATTAATATGGGAACACGGTAAAGAAGAGATTATCTTCAGCGCTAACGGCAAGTTGCTATTTGACGATAGCGTATTAGATAAAAGTTACTCGAATAATATAGATGAAGTCAGGTATCAATATAGCGGCAATGCCAAGGAAGTAATAAAAGGCATAGGTATTGTGACCTGTGTTTATGTTAATCCTGAAGAGAATAAGTTTTGGATAATAGATTATAGGATATTCAATCCCGATAAAGACGGTTTAACTAAAATAGATCACGTTAAAGAAATGCTGCGTAATGCTCATTATAGCAAAAAGGTTGCATTTAACACAGTACTTATGGATAGTTGGTATGCGACAACCTCGATTCTACTTCAAATAGAAACTATCGGTAAATATTACTATTGTCCTATCAAAAGTAATCGTTTAGTAGACGATAGCAACGGTAATAAGGCTTACTGTAGAGTTGATTCTTTGGATTGGAGTACTGATGATATTAGCAACGGTAAGATTATCAAGATTCATAAATTTCCTAAAGATCATAAAGTGAAATTATTCAGAGTAACTGTTTCTACCAACAGAACTGACTATGTCGTCACAAACGACATGGCTCAAAATTCGCTTGATGCTGTACAACAAGAGTATGGCTTCAGGTGGAAGATTGAGGAATTTCATCGTGAAGTCAAGCAAGTCACCGGTATTGAAAAGTGCCAATGTAGAATAGGAAGAATACAGAGAAATCATATAGCTTGCGCTATCATGGTCTGGAATTGTTTGAAAAAAGCTGCAAATGCTGCTTCTAGCACCGTATATCAGCTAAAGAGCGGGTTATTAAGGAACTATTTAATCCAGGAATTAAAGAGCCCTGTCGTGCGATTTGCGTAA
- a CDS encoding coiled-coil domain-containing protein has protein sequence MGIAGAHSLVNKLMTIGLTNNQVELVTEVVDQFVTKSEFNDISKVLVTKADLTIATAELKTEFKSDMADLRAEFKSDIAELKTEIKGDIANLRAELKSDMAELKTEIKGDISNLRTELKSDIATIKIDMLKWLLPFLLTIIGLVMSVFIKLIV, from the coding sequence ATGGGAATAGCAGGTGCACATAGCTTAGTTAACAAATTAATGACAATTGGGCTTACAAACAATCAAGTGGAGTTGGTTACTGAGGTTGTAGATCAGTTTGTTACCAAAAGCGAATTTAACGATATAAGTAAAGTCTTGGTAACAAAAGCAGATTTAACTATAGCTACTGCTGAACTTAAGACGGAATTCAAAAGTGATATGGCTGATCTCAGGGCTGAGTTCAAAAGCGATATTGCTGAACTTAAGACTGAAATTAAAGGCGATATTGCTAATCTTAGAGCCGAATTAAAAAGTGATATGGCTGAACTTAAAACTGAAATTAAAGGAGATATCTCTAATCTCAGAACTGAATTAAAAAGCGATATTGCTACAATAAAGATTGATATGTTAAAATGGCTATTACCTTTTTTACTAACCATAATTGGATTAGTTATGTCTGTATTCATAAAATTAATTGTATAA
- the parC gene encoding DNA topoisomerase IV subunit A, producing the protein MSIQNIEFTNALSERYLSYALSTIMSRSLPDVRDGLKPVHRRLLYAMLQLKLNPDSAYKKCARVVGDVIGKYHPHGDVAVYDTLVRLAQNFSLRYPLIDGQGNFGSIDGDNPAAMRYTESRMTEICTFLMANIDQDTVDFRLTYDDSDLEPVLMPAMFPNLLANGSEGIAVGMATSIPSHNLHELCDAMLHLIDNPKATVLDILEFVQGPDFPTGGIIIDDANSIKQSYALGRGSFKVRARFHTEAIKDGNYKIIINEIPYQVLKSKILEQIAALLKDKKLPLITTIRDESAEEIRIVIETKASYPAEAVMESLFKLTNLESRIQLNMNVIGANQIPRVMNLLEVLQEFLAHRQNIITRKSKFLIAKIEHRLEILQGLKIAYLNLDEIITIIREEDEPKQIMIDKFNLTDIQVEAILNIRLRSLRKLDEYEIINEYNSLQKQHAELTEILANPKQLWKIVKSEIKTIQSKFGISTTLGKRRTSFSELSTIPPIIDVDTILREPITIFCSKMGWIRCLKGHTHTQDLSVIKYKEGDAEQFILEIYSTDKIIFCSTEGRVFTIAANTIYQGKGHGEAIKLIVDIGNHSITNMFIYTPNQQILLASSSGKGFIVLSNDLLAQTRLGKQIMTLADNHQCIACLPVIGDTVACTGSNRKLLIFSLNEIPIMKRGHGVVLQKFKDALLTDITVFDAASGLSWRHNNKIKTEKDLVNWRAKRSSSGKLPPTGFPKDGKPFTII; encoded by the coding sequence ATGTCAATCCAAAATATTGAATTCACTAACGCTCTATCAGAACGTTACTTATCGTATGCCTTATCTACCATCATGTCACGCTCATTGCCTGATGTACGAGATGGCCTAAAGCCAGTGCATCGCAGACTATTATATGCGATGCTCCAATTAAAATTAAATCCAGATTCTGCCTATAAAAAATGTGCACGTGTAGTTGGTGATGTTATTGGTAAATATCATCCTCACGGTGACGTTGCGGTATATGATACTCTAGTACGATTAGCACAAAATTTTTCTCTACGCTATCCACTAATTGATGGTCAAGGAAATTTTGGTTCAATCGATGGCGATAATCCGGCAGCAATGCGTTATACCGAATCACGGATGACTGAAATTTGCACTTTCTTAATGGCCAATATTGATCAAGACACTGTTGATTTTCGCCTAACATATGACGATTCTGACCTTGAGCCAGTATTAATGCCAGCAATGTTTCCGAACCTATTGGCTAATGGCTCTGAGGGCATTGCGGTAGGCATGGCAACATCCATCCCCTCACATAATCTTCATGAGTTATGCGATGCGATGCTACATCTGATCGATAACCCTAAAGCTACTGTACTAGATATTTTAGAGTTTGTGCAAGGACCTGATTTCCCTACCGGTGGCATCATTATTGACGATGCTAACTCAATTAAACAAAGCTATGCTCTCGGTCGCGGTAGTTTTAAGGTTAGGGCACGTTTTCATACTGAAGCAATTAAAGACGGCAATTATAAAATAATAATTAATGAAATTCCTTATCAAGTTCTAAAATCCAAAATTTTAGAACAAATTGCTGCTTTACTTAAAGACAAAAAATTACCGTTAATCACTACTATACGTGATGAATCAGCAGAAGAAATCAGGATTGTTATTGAAACTAAAGCAAGCTACCCTGCTGAAGCGGTAATGGAGTCGTTATTTAAACTTACTAATCTAGAATCAAGAATTCAACTAAACATGAATGTCATCGGTGCTAATCAAATTCCACGAGTAATGAATCTACTCGAAGTATTACAGGAATTTCTAGCCCATCGACAAAATATTATTACCCGCAAATCCAAATTTTTAATTGCTAAAATTGAACATCGATTGGAGATTCTGCAAGGTCTAAAAATTGCCTACCTCAACTTAGATGAGATTATTACCATTATCAGAGAAGAAGATGAACCGAAACAGATAATGATTGATAAGTTTAATCTAACTGATATTCAAGTCGAGGCCATATTAAATATTAGATTACGTTCTTTAAGAAAATTAGACGAATATGAGATAATTAATGAATATAATAGTCTGCAAAAACAACATGCAGAACTGACAGAGATTCTAGCTAACCCAAAACAATTATGGAAAATAGTAAAATCAGAAATAAAAACTATCCAAAGCAAATTTGGCATTAGTACCACTCTTGGTAAGCGCCGAACCAGTTTCTCAGAATTATCCACTATCCCACCAATAATTGATGTTGATACTATATTGCGTGAACCAATAACTATTTTTTGCTCTAAAATGGGTTGGATTCGTTGCTTAAAAGGACATACTCATACTCAAGACTTATCTGTAATCAAATACAAGGAAGGTGATGCTGAGCAATTTATCTTAGAAATTTATTCAACTGATAAGATTATTTTTTGCAGTACCGAAGGACGAGTTTTTACCATTGCCGCCAATACTATCTATCAAGGAAAAGGACATGGAGAAGCGATAAAACTAATTGTGGATATTGGCAATCATTCCATCACTAACATGTTTATTTATACGCCGAACCAACAAATATTATTGGCATCTAGTTCAGGGAAAGGATTTATTGTACTGTCAAACGATTTACTCGCGCAAACCAGATTAGGCAAACAAATTATGACACTAGCTGATAACCATCAATGTATTGCTTGCTTACCAGTTATTGGAGATACTGTGGCTTGTACTGGATCAAATCGTAAACTGTTAATTTTCAGCTTAAACGAAATCCCGATCATGAAACGAGGGCACGGGGTAGTGTTACAAAAATTTAAAGATGCTTTATTAACTGATATCACTGTTTTTGATGCAGCGAGTGGCCTTAGCTGGCGTCACAACAACAAAATAAAAACAGAAAAAGACCTTGTAAACTGGCGTGCAAAACGCAGCAGCAGCGGCAAATTACCACCAACTGGATTTCCTAAAGATGGCAAGCCTTTTACAATTATTTAA
- the pyrH gene encoding UMP kinase, producing MTTSTYKRVLLKVSGEALMGTKQFGHDYNTIRAIADDIKAVVQLGVEVCIVAGGGNIYRGSDASLLGMERAAADYMGMLATIINALALQSIMESINIHTRVLSAIPMASICEPYIRRKAKRHMEKKRVVIFAAGTGNPFFTTDSAAVLRAIEMNCDLLLKGTQVDGIYDSDPLKNPDAIKYDRITYSDILKDNLQVMDMAAIALARENKLPIKVFSIKEKGNFLKVLQGQGDYTKIQ from the coding sequence ATGACAACATCAACATATAAGCGAGTATTACTAAAAGTTTCCGGTGAAGCCTTAATGGGTACCAAGCAATTTGGTCATGATTACAATACCATTAGAGCAATTGCCGATGATATTAAAGCGGTAGTACAGCTTGGTGTTGAGGTATGTATAGTTGCCGGCGGAGGAAATATCTATCGTGGCAGCGATGCTTCACTACTTGGTATGGAACGAGCTGCAGCTGATTACATGGGCATGCTAGCCACCATCATTAATGCTTTGGCTTTGCAAAGTATTATGGAAAGCATTAATATTCATACCAGAGTACTTTCTGCCATACCAATGGCCAGTATTTGCGAGCCCTATATCAGACGTAAAGCCAAACGTCATATGGAAAAAAAACGAGTAGTAATTTTTGCAGCAGGTACCGGTAATCCATTCTTCACTACTGATAGTGCCGCAGTATTACGAGCAATAGAAATGAATTGCGATTTATTGTTAAAAGGAACACAAGTCGACGGTATATACGATTCTGATCCTCTAAAAAATCCTGATGCTATAAAATATGATCGCATCACCTACTCTGATATTCTGAAAGATAATTTACAAGTAATGGATATGGCAGCAATTGCTTTAGCCAGAGAAAATAAGTTGCCAATTAAAGTGTTTTCCATCAAAGAAAAAGGTAATTTTTTAAAAGTGTTGCAAGGTCAAGGTGACTATACTAAAATTCAGTAA
- the nuoH gene encoding NADH-quinone oxidoreductase subunit NuoH: MMELFYEYIVPILMIVVRIVCITIPLLLCVAYLTLAERRIIGLMQMRLGPNIVGPFGLLQPIADAVKLMFKEIIVPTPANKAIFILAPMITFVLSLIGWAVIPFDADLVLANINVGVLYILAISSLGVYGIIMAGWASNSKYAFLGAIRSSAQMISYEVSMGLVIITVLLTTGTLNLSEIVEVQRGFPWWLHLLLAPMAVVFFISVLAETNRLPFDLPEAESELVAGYNVEYSSMAFALFFLGEYANMILVSGMTTTFFLGGYLPPFDLDILRVIPGVVWFIFKVTILLFCFLWIRATLPRYRYDQLMRLGWKVFLPLTLFWVVLVSSVLMYTDNLPISVG, from the coding sequence ATGATGGAGTTATTTTATGAGTATATAGTTCCTATTCTCATGATAGTGGTGCGTATAGTATGTATTACCATACCTTTACTATTATGTGTTGCCTATTTGACTCTTGCAGAACGTCGAATTATTGGCCTCATGCAAATGAGGTTAGGTCCTAATATAGTCGGGCCTTTTGGGCTATTGCAGCCTATTGCCGATGCTGTCAAGTTAATGTTCAAAGAGATCATTGTTCCAACTCCAGCTAATAAAGCAATCTTTATATTAGCGCCGATGATTACTTTTGTTTTAAGTCTTATTGGGTGGGCGGTAATACCTTTTGATGCTGATCTGGTGCTGGCAAATATTAATGTCGGTGTACTTTACATTTTAGCTATATCATCGCTTGGCGTCTATGGTATTATTATGGCTGGATGGGCCAGTAATTCAAAATATGCTTTTCTAGGTGCAATTCGTTCGTCAGCACAGATGATTTCATATGAAGTATCGATGGGGTTGGTAATTATTACGGTATTACTTACTACCGGCACCTTGAATTTATCTGAAATTGTTGAAGTGCAGCGCGGTTTTCCGTGGTGGCTGCACTTATTGCTGGCACCAATGGCGGTAGTATTCTTTATTTCAGTACTGGCAGAAACTAATCGCTTACCATTTGATTTGCCAGAAGCAGAATCAGAGCTTGTAGCCGGCTATAATGTTGAATATTCCTCAATGGCTTTTGCTTTATTCTTTTTAGGTGAATATGCAAATATGATTTTGGTTAGTGGAATGACTACCACTTTCTTTTTAGGTGGTTATTTACCACCGTTTGATCTGGATATTTTACGAGTTATTCCAGGAGTAGTGTGGTTTATTTTTAAAGTAACTATATTGCTATTTTGTTTTTTATGGATTCGTGCGACCTTGCCACGATATCGTTATGATCAGTTGATGAGACTTGGTTGGAAAGTATTTTTACCATTAACATTGTTTTGGGTGGTGTTAGTTTCGTCAGTATTGATGTATACTGATAATTTACCGATTAGCGTCGGTTAG
- the nuoI gene encoding NADH-quinone oxidoreductase subunit NuoI, producing MYNYLKSFFLFEIIAGLALTLKYLFKPKVTINYPYEKSKVSPRFKGEHALRRYENGEERCIACKLCEAICPAQAILIEAEERDDGSRRTTRYDIDMTKCIYCGLCQEACPVDAIVEGSNFEFATETHEELLYDKERLLRNGDIWEQELALKLKKDYQYR from the coding sequence ATGTATAATTATCTAAAGTCATTTTTTCTGTTTGAAATAATAGCTGGGCTAGCTTTAACTCTTAAATATTTATTTAAGCCGAAAGTTACGATAAATTATCCATATGAAAAAAGTAAGGTAAGCCCTAGGTTCAAAGGAGAGCACGCGCTAAGGCGCTATGAAAATGGAGAAGAAAGATGTATAGCTTGTAAATTATGTGAAGCAATTTGTCCTGCTCAGGCAATTTTAATCGAAGCAGAAGAAAGAGATGATGGTAGTAGACGTACTACTAGATATGATATTGATATGACGAAATGTATTTATTGTGGCTTATGTCAGGAAGCGTGCCCAGTAGATGCAATTGTAGAGGGTTCTAATTTTGAATTTGCTACTGAAACTCATGAAGAACTTCTTTATGATAAAGAACGTTTACTTCGTAATGGTGATATTTGGGAACAGGAATTGGCGTTGAAGTTGAAGAAAGATTACCAATACAGATGA